A region of the Verrucomicrobiia bacterium genome:
TTGTGCAGAATAATCCCGCTGGTGTCCGCATAATTGAAATGCTCCATCTGCACGTTTCCGCAGGCAGGACAATTCAGCTCATCGTGATCGTCTTTCTCAGATGTGAAGATTTCTTTGTTCACGGCTGCTAATGAGGAAATCGTCGCTTCTGGCGCACATATGCAGCAACCGCTAGGCGCCAGTTGGGATCGCGTCGATGTTCCTGGTATTTTATGCATGCATCACGCGTACTCCGAGAAACTTGTCTTGGCTCAAGGCGACCAGGCCCGATAAAATCGAAGCGGGTAATTGGTCCATCCAGGGTCACTGAAGAAGAAAGGGCTGACCCCTCTCGAGTTCGTAGAAAGGGCGGTCCAGTTGATCAAATCCGTGGAGCTTTCAATGACCGCTTGTTGACCGGGGCTGCCCGCCAGGTTAAAGCCAAACCCGCCCGGCCCAGGCTCAAAATGGCCTTCATTGACCAGAATCGTTAAAGGTTGCTGGAACAGCCAGGTTTCCAGGAACCATCCCGCAGTCCCTTGGTTGAGCACAAACCCGCGCGCGCGAACTGTGGCTCCAGGCGCAAGGGCCGGGGCAGCCAGCACCCAGCCCCCGGAGATGCGCGTGCCGCTTCCCAAATTCAACCAATTCAAGCCATTCGTTGTGGCATCGAAAGAGACGCGCCAGGTTTCGGGCGAGGTGCCCCCACGCATCCAGGCAAGGCCCGCACCGCTCAAGGCAAGGCTTTGCCTAGCCGGGTCTGTCGCGTTCAACCGGCCAATATACGACCGCGGCTGCCCTCCCAGAGACCTGAAGCCTCCGCCAACCAGGGCTTTTCCATCGGGCTGCACAATGATGCATTGAACCGGACCGGCAACGCCCGGGCTAAAAGTCGAGTCCACGCTGCCATCCGGGTTAAGGCGGCCCAGCTCACTAATCCGGCCTGCGAGGCTAAAGAAGCTCCCACCCACCAGGAGCTTTCCGTCTGCCTGCAAGGCGAAGGTGTTGATCATGACATCCGAGCCGGGATTGAACGTCGTGTCGAGAGTGCCATCGGGGTTAAGCCGCCCGATATTGTTCCGGGCCTGTCCGGCAAGCGCTGCGATGTTCCCGCCCAGGATAATCCGGCCATCCGCCTGAATCGCCAAGGCATTAATGCGCCCCGCCACCACGGGATTAAATGTTGCATCGAGACTTCCATCAGCAAACAGACGAGCCAGCCCGGTGCGGGACTGCCCGTTCACCGAGGAGAAGGAGCCTGCTGCCAGAATGCTACCGTCGCTCTGGAGCGCCAGGAAAGACACGGTTCCATTTACTACCGGTGTGAACGAGGCATCAAGAGTCCCATCGCTGTTGAACCTGACGAGGTTGGTCTGGGCCTGTCCGTTGACGGTTTTGAAGAAGCCCCCGACAAGGATACGGCCATCGGCCTGCAAGGCGAGGCAGTCCACCTGTCCGTCGGTGCTGGGATTGAACGAGCTATCCAGCACACCCTGCGGGCTGAGGCGGCAGAGGGTTGCGCGGGATTGGCCATTGAAAGTGGTAAAATAACCTCCAACCAGGATGCTACCGTCCTCCTGAATCGCAATGGATGAGATGAGATTATTTGGTTGGAAACTGAAACTGAGATTTGTGGAACCGAAACCGGCATCTGTGGAACCGTCAGGATTGAATCGGGCCAAATAGCTGTAGTCTGGTAAACCTGACGTAGTAATGACGGCAAGAACCTTGCCATCGTCGGCCACCGCGAGGGCCTGGCCCGTCAATACCTGGGGCAGATGGGGAGCAAAAGAATCAGCGGTTGCCCGTGCCGCCAAAACCAGAACGCCGCTCGAACTGACGACCG
Encoded here:
- a CDS encoding immunoglobulin domain-containing protein, with translation MTFSPFDALGSTVNCIAVQADGMILLGGSFKSICGQARSYLARLKADGNLDSSLNASPDSSVNALVAQPDGNLLVGGAFTNINGQSRTFLGRIGGDGTLDASFNPTLDGGVRSIALQTNGSVVLGGDFATVNGAPCGQLCRLKTDGTLDTGFLGTVGGRVCAVAVQADGKVLAGGLFTNLDGLTQAHLGRLNADGSLDSGFNPACNGTVYSLALQADGKIIVGGFFTAIGGQSLTNLARLNTDGTADPSFTAASGLTFALALQQDGKLIVAGLFSKLAGQSRTNIGRLTNPDVPSESLASDATTIHWLRGGASPEISQASFEVSTNAGANWQSLGAGSRVPGGWQITGLALPANANVRALGTVVGGNGNASSWPVELTAGPPLITMQPSSLVVSTGATAIFSVGAEGSPALSYQWRKDGANLAGATGSSLMLSNTGPSVIGSYDVVVTNSLGAVVSSSGVLVLAARATADSFAPHLPQVLTGQALAVADDGKVLAVITTSGLPDYSYLARFNPDGSTDAGFGSTNLSFSFQPNNLISSIAIQEDGSILVGGYFTTFNGQSRATLCRLSPQGVLDSSFNPSTDGQVDCLALQADGRILVGGFFKTVNGQAQTNLVRFNSDGTLDASFTPVVNGTVSFLALQSDGSILAAGSFSSVNGQSRTGLARLFADGSLDATFNPVVAGRINALAIQADGRIILGGNIAALAGQARNNIGRLNPDGTLDTTFNPGSDVMINTFALQADGKLLVGGSFFSLAGRISELGRLNPDGSVDSTFSPGVAGPVQCIIVQPDGKALVGGGFRSLGGQPRSYIGRLNATDPARQSLALSGAGLAWMRGGTSPETWRVSFDATTNGLNWLNLGSGTRISGGWVLAAPALAPGATVRARGFVLNQGTAGWFLETWLFQQPLTILVNEGHFEPGPGGFGFNLAGSPGQQAVIESSTDLINWTALSTNSRGVSPFFFSDPGWTNYPLRFYRAWSP